Proteins co-encoded in one Vulcanisaeta thermophila genomic window:
- a CDS encoding MFS transporter, with protein MDFKNKLALIGGVRSLGGSLLWSFTGFALYQYYRLPLTVISLFYVAQAVVGLVSFMVGGYLADFLGRITTMVLSSLASSLSLLIAFIINKPIYVVAMILIQTFFNNAYGVSNTALIGDYTSDFGSLVKYFSRFRVGVNAGWAVGPAIGGLIYELYGFRVLLLLGSLIPLASVPLLITLTEPHHSYSTGLTFRVNKQFTLFLIPTFLTFIVMGQLGFSLLTFYNVHVGLTTFQVGVLYMINGLMVVFMQDLIGRYLKTPLLISLGMVIYGVSYLAVAFIPNFEWAALDMVLITMAEMIVSPLSQSLANMLADPKNRGKYMGLYGMVSGLGRTLASSVSSMLMTSALKQPLYLWGFIFITALVSALIYGLILRGASSTVKVTK; from the coding sequence GTGGACTTTAAAAATAAATTGGCATTAATAGGTGGTGTTAGGTCCCTTGGAGGGTCCCTCCTATGGTCCTTCACGGGCTTCGCACTATACCAATACTATAGACTACCCCTAACGGTGATCTCCCTATTCTACGTGGCCCAGGCAGTCGTTGGGCTTGTCTCATTCATGGTGGGAGGGTACCTAGCAGACTTCCTGGGTAGGATTACCACCATGGTTCTATCATCCCTAGCATCCTCACTCTCCCTACTCATTGCCTTCATAATCAACAAACCAATTTATGTGGTGGCGATGATATTGATACAGACATTCTTTAATAACGCGTACGGGGTCTCCAACACAGCGTTAATTGGTGATTACACCAGTGACTTTGGATCCCTGGTTAAGTACTTTAGTCGGTTTAGGGTTGGTGTCAATGCGGGTTGGGCCGTGGGCCCTGCAATTGGTGGCTTGATTTATGAGTTATATGGGTTTCGGGTACTCCTACTACTGGGTTCATTAATACCCCTGGCGTCTGTCCCATTACTCATTACATTGACGGAGCCTCATCATTCATACTCCACAGGCTTAACGTTTCGTGTGAATAAGCAATTTACACTTTTCCTAATACCCACATTCCTCACATTCATAGTCATGGGGCAACTGGGCTTCTCCCTACTGACGTTTTATAACGTACATGTGGGCTTAACCACATTTCAAGTGGGTGTTTTGTACATGATCAATGGTTTAATGGTGGTATTCATGCAGGACCTAATTGGTAGGTACTTGAAAACCCCATTACTCATTTCGCTGGGTATGGTGATTTACGGGGTATCTTACTTGGCGGTGGCCTTCATACCCAACTTTGAATGGGCCGCTTTGGACATGGTGCTCATAACAATGGCCGAGATGATAGTGTCACCGTTATCGCAATCCCTAGCCAACATGCTCGCAGACCCTAAGAATAGGGGTAAGTACATGGGGCTTTACGGAATGGTAAGCGGCCTCGGTAGGACCCTGGCCTCATCAGTAAGTTCCATGCTCATGACCAGCGCACTTAAGCAACCACTTTACCTATGGGGTTTTATCTTCATAACTGCCCTGGTCTCCGCATTAATCTATGGCTTGATTCTAAGGGGTGCGTCATCGACAGTTAAAGTTACAAAGTAA
- a CDS encoding cytidine deaminase — MSLNEELIRLVKDGLKHSYAPYSGVRVSALAITPEGRVYRGVNVENASLGLSVCAERVAIFNAVTNGERRIKTVVITSNLDRPIYPCGACLQVMQEFGVEEVVIVHGDEVIRHKLKDLLPMPFTWEGRR, encoded by the coding sequence GTGTCCCTAAATGAGGAGTTAATTAGGCTTGTTAAGGATGGATTGAAACACTCCTACGCACCTTACAGTGGGGTCAGGGTTAGTGCGCTGGCGATAACGCCGGAGGGTAGGGTTTACCGCGGCGTTAATGTGGAGAATGCGTCCCTGGGCCTCTCGGTATGCGCCGAGAGGGTGGCCATATTCAACGCGGTAACCAATGGGGAGAGGAGGATTAAAACTGTCGTGATAACGTCAAACCTGGACAGGCCCATATACCCGTGTGGGGCTTGTTTACAGGTGATGCAGGAGTTTGGTGTTGAGGAGGTTGTTATTGTTCATGGTGATGAGGTAATTAGGCACAAACTTAAGGATCTCCTGCCCATGCCATTTACCTGGGAGGGCAGGAGGTAG
- a CDS encoding class I SAM-dependent methyltransferase encodes MEPSLLSYKLRVKEYYEKMGRSYLELYLSESVRNYLRLAEDLRMRNARVLDVGCGLGIGASMLSGITKQYICLDIACTPLQYPSKLLGVDVVCADGALMPIRGEALDYVLIINVINAEGDGEAILKEALGISNKVFAVSPRSIDNELIRSIINNRQRIQCDDQLT; translated from the coding sequence ATGGAACCCTCATTATTAAGTTATAAATTAAGGGTTAAGGAGTACTACGAAAAAATGGGCAGGTCATACCTGGAACTCTACCTAAGCGAGAGCGTGAGGAATTACCTAAGGTTGGCTGAGGATTTAAGGATGAGAAATGCCAGGGTACTCGACGTGGGTTGCGGATTGGGTATTGGGGCATCGATGCTCTCGGGCATAACTAAGCAATACATATGCCTAGACATAGCATGCACCCCACTTCAATACCCATCCAAACTCCTGGGCGTGGACGTTGTCTGCGCGGATGGCGCATTAATGCCCATTAGGGGTGAGGCCCTGGACTACGTATTAATCATAAACGTAATCAACGCCGAGGGCGATGGCGAGGCAATACTAAAGGAGGCACTGGGAATTAGCAATAAGGTTTTTGCAGTATCACCTAGATCCATTGATAATGAGCTAATACGTAGCATTATCAATAACCGGCAGAGAATCCAATGTGATGATCAACTTACGTAA
- a CDS encoding sulfite exporter TauE/SafE family protein, whose product MFSLESLFCCLELLIFSIIAGLLGSLTGLGGGTVLVPILTLFLGIPIAYAAGASLISTIATSSGAASAYIRDKITNVRIGMGLNMGTTTGSILGSLTAAYIYSHNLAWVIYVIFGIVILLSIIPTVQRGKYEIPDPRPPDWTTRVFKLYGSYYDKALKSEVRYWGVRWWLGLLIMFFAGFISGLLGIGAGALKVLGMDWAMNLPMKVSTTTSNFIIGVTAATGSSLYWYFGYIQPLMASITAVGVLIGAMSGTRILVRITNKQVRWIFLAILAYLGMASLLRGLYYGHVISIPIITQYLLSVLFMGVLMSTLYYIYGIKMRTVNNTVRGGRNG is encoded by the coding sequence ATGTTCTCGCTTGAAAGTCTGTTCTGTTGTTTGGAATTGTTGATATTTAGTATAATCGCTGGGCTTCTTGGCTCATTGACTGGTCTTGGTGGGGGTACAGTGTTGGTGCCAATCCTAACGTTGTTCCTGGGAATACCCATTGCCTACGCTGCAGGTGCTTCGCTAATCTCCACAATAGCCACGTCAAGTGGTGCGGCTAGTGCTTACATTAGGGATAAGATTACCAATGTGAGGATTGGTATGGGGCTTAATATGGGTACAACAACAGGTTCCATATTGGGTTCGTTAACTGCTGCGTATATATATAGCCACAACTTAGCCTGGGTCATCTATGTGATATTTGGCATAGTTATTCTCCTGTCAATAATACCAACGGTGCAGAGAGGTAAGTATGAAATACCAGATCCAAGACCGCCTGATTGGACAACGAGGGTATTTAAGCTATACGGTAGTTATTACGATAAGGCATTAAAGAGTGAGGTTAGGTATTGGGGTGTTCGTTGGTGGCTTGGTTTGTTAATAATGTTCTTTGCTGGCTTTATTAGTGGGCTCCTTGGTATCGGTGCTGGCGCATTGAAGGTTCTAGGCATGGACTGGGCCATGAACCTACCCATGAAGGTGAGCACAACCACAAGCAACTTCATAATAGGGGTAACCGCAGCCACGGGTAGCTCCCTCTACTGGTATTTCGGCTACATACAGCCACTAATGGCCAGTATAACCGCGGTGGGCGTTCTCATAGGTGCCATGTCGGGTACTAGGATATTGGTTAGGATAACTAATAAACAAGTAAGGTGGATATTTCTGGCAATACTGGCATATTTAGGAATGGCATCGCTGCTCAGGGGTCTTTACTATGGTCATGTAATATCCATACCTATAATTACTCAATACCTACTGAGCGTACTATTCATGGGGGTCCTAATGTCAACACTATATTACATATACGGTATTAAGATGCGTACCGTGAATAATACTGTGAGGGGTGGCCGCAATGGTTGA
- a CDS encoding DMT family transporter: MSRLRGYLAILGVLLAWGSSYSISRIAMGFMSPFMLSMFRFLIGGLVLLLISRGLVVNLRAFINALLNSASFVILLNLAIMYTSNPALASVLVYTQPVFVLIISAVMGYERISTLQAVGVALAFLGIVVSVGSVSFDIGSVLAVIGGFVWALGTIYYRRELIHEDLIRLNASMGLISALIALPTLIINPRIDLTPQAILWGVLVALVAQVTGFLLWFIGIRELGAVTASSMSLLVPVFAYAFAYALLGRAPTVIEALGSAVTLIGVFLAQGGAALKLRK; the protein is encoded by the coding sequence ATGAGTAGGTTGAGGGGTTACTTGGCGATCCTCGGCGTCCTCTTGGCATGGGGTTCCTCGTACTCCATCTCCAGGATTGCCATGGGATTCATGTCACCATTCATGCTCTCCATGTTTAGGTTCCTTATCGGTGGGTTGGTGCTTTTGCTTATTTCCAGGGGGTTAGTGGTTAATTTAAGGGCATTCATTAATGCCCTACTGAATAGCGCATCGTTTGTCATACTCCTGAACCTAGCCATAATGTATACATCAAACCCTGCGCTGGCCTCGGTACTCGTGTATACCCAGCCCGTGTTTGTTCTCATAATATCCGCCGTGATGGGTTATGAGAGGATAAGCACGCTTCAAGCCGTGGGTGTTGCTCTGGCGTTTCTGGGCATTGTGGTTTCCGTGGGTAGTGTTAGCTTTGACATTGGCTCCGTACTTGCGGTAATTGGTGGTTTTGTATGGGCCCTGGGCACCATTTACTACAGGAGGGAATTGATCCATGAGGATTTAATAAGGCTCAATGCATCCATGGGGTTAATCTCAGCCCTGATAGCCCTGCCCACCCTCATCATAAACCCACGCATTGACCTAACACCCCAAGCCATCCTATGGGGAGTCCTGGTGGCGTTGGTGGCTCAGGTCACGGGCTTCCTACTTTGGTTCATAGGCATTAGGGAGTTGGGTGCCGTAACCGCAAGCTCCATGTCATTACTAGTCCCCGTGTTCGCCTACGCATTCGCCTACGCACTACTTGGGAGGGCGCCCACGGTGATTGAGGCCCTGGGATCCGCAGTAACGTTGATCGGAGTCTTCCTAGCCCAGGGCGGCGCCGCACTTAAGTTGCGTAAGTAA
- a CDS encoding DUF1634 domain-containing protein translates to MVDWDYVIGLTLRYSVIISVTLIIIGLVLFHVKNEALGCSSALLLSPTSPINTSMIPPNTALTRLPSLDPLSFILLGLMTLIAAQVLRVALGVASFVMERDWLYVLLTSIVFLNLMLAIFILPSILHLHVNELALRVLCPSGSLTT, encoded by the coding sequence ATGGTTGATTGGGATTATGTAATCGGATTAACCCTTAGGTATAGTGTAATTATAAGCGTAACCTTAATAATAATTGGCCTTGTATTATTTCATGTAAAAAATGAAGCCCTTGGCTGTAGTAGTGCTTTGCTGTTATCGCCAACATCACCCATCAATACCTCCATGATACCCCCAAACACCGCATTAACGAGGCTACCGAGTCTAGACCCACTGTCCTTCATACTGCTGGGGCTCATGACCCTCATAGCTGCCCAAGTACTTAGGGTTGCCCTTGGCGTGGCATCATTTGTCATGGAGAGGGATTGGCTTTACGTACTGCTCACCTCTATAGTCTTCTTAAACCTAATGCTGGCAATATTCATACTACCATCAATACTACACCTACATGTGAACGAGCTAGCACTGAGGGTGCTATGCCCCAGCGGCTCATTAACAACTTAA
- a CDS encoding tRNA(His) guanylyltransferase Thg1 family protein — translation MDINELLKFNPKAADEHFRGREALLHVKPPIVIRLDGVGFGKRLRGFEHPRDYRVHEALVTAAERLMLNLPGDVALVVSDEINIALLRNLPFNGREFKLVSIAAGMASSVLSRELGIELFFDARVVQLDNDCEDLRNYLIYRLRVGLNNFIIERAQSLGLVPRDKTPGIGELMRMLGRLDTDWRSLGTALVWRRFVFKGVDRRTGAPIEYVRRRIVRVNPLELLTQLKCGAALG, via the coding sequence ATGGACATAAACGAGTTATTGAAGTTCAACCCCAAGGCCGCGGATGAGCACTTCAGGGGTAGGGAAGCCTTGCTCCACGTTAAACCACCCATAGTAATAAGGCTTGACGGTGTGGGTTTCGGTAAGAGGCTCAGGGGTTTTGAGCACCCCAGGGATTACAGGGTCCACGAAGCACTGGTGACCGCGGCCGAGAGGTTAATGCTCAACCTACCTGGGGATGTGGCGTTGGTTGTTAGTGATGAGATAAACATAGCCCTACTCAGGAATTTACCCTTCAACGGCAGGGAATTCAAGCTAGTGAGTATCGCAGCCGGCATGGCATCCTCGGTGCTCTCCAGGGAATTGGGGATTGAGTTATTCTTCGACGCCAGGGTGGTGCAGCTCGATAATGACTGTGAGGACTTAAGGAATTACTTAATCTATAGGTTAAGGGTTGGCCTTAACAACTTCATTATTGAGAGGGCTCAATCCCTGGGGTTGGTGCCGAGGGATAAAACACCGGGTATTGGTGAGTTAATGAGGATGCTGGGCCGGCTCGACACGGATTGGAGGTCGCTGGGCACGGCATTGGTTTGGAGGAGGTTCGTCTTTAAGGGTGTTGATAGGAGGACTGGAGCACCCATTGAGTATGTTAGGAGGAGGATTGTTAGGGTGAACCCGCTTGAGTTACTTACGCAACTTAAGTGCGGCGCCGCCCTGGGCTAG